A region from the Riemerella anatipestifer genome encodes:
- a CDS encoding uroporphyrinogen-III synthase, translated as MSKIKSILISQPQPAESSPYLELAKKEKIEIDFRPFIYVQGADAKDLRTQKIDLSKYTGIIFTSRNAIDHYFRLAEEMRFSVPDSMRYICQSEAIANYLQKHIVYRKRKISFGEKLPTDIIPLLKKYPSEKYLLPSSDILNDGITKVLDESGVDWTRAIMYRTVNSDLSDLNINNYDVLVFFSPQGIKSLVENFKDYKKSKFKVAVFGNSTKAEAEKAGLTVDIMAPTKENPSMTMAIENFIKKANK; from the coding sequence ATGTCAAAAATTAAATCTATTCTAATATCTCAGCCTCAACCTGCGGAATCATCTCCTTATTTAGAACTTGCGAAAAAGGAAAAAATAGAAATAGATTTTCGTCCATTCATTTATGTTCAGGGGGCAGATGCCAAAGATTTGAGAACACAAAAAATAGATCTCTCTAAGTATACAGGAATTATTTTTACTAGTAGAAATGCAATAGACCACTACTTTCGTTTAGCTGAAGAGATGCGTTTTTCGGTTCCTGATTCTATGCGATATATTTGCCAGTCAGAGGCTATCGCTAATTATTTGCAGAAACACATCGTTTATAGAAAAAGGAAAATTAGTTTTGGTGAAAAATTGCCTACAGATATAATTCCTTTACTCAAGAAATATCCATCAGAGAAGTATCTTTTACCTTCTTCTGATATTCTCAATGATGGGATAACTAAGGTTTTGGACGAATCTGGAGTGGATTGGACCAGAGCTATTATGTACCGTACGGTTAATAGCGATTTGTCTGATTTGAATATAAATAACTATGATGTATTAGTGTTTTTCAGCCCACAAGGAATAAAATCTTTGGTAGAGAACTTTAAAGATTATAAAAAATCTAAGTTTAAAGTAGCTGTTTTTGGTAACTCTACTAAAGCAGAAGCGGAAAAAGCTGGATTAACGGTAGATATTATGGCTCCTACCAAAGAAAATCCGTCTATGACAATGGCGATAGAAAACTTCATCAAAAAAGCCAATAAGTAG
- a CDS encoding DUF4271 domain-containing protein, which produces MIRIVENKDWIIYSLLGVGFLYVVMFRVLLRDISLIKFFTLKEEFANNTIQSWVVTSVGFIILVTVALSNILPINPRLFAEYFNVFGYTPNKVGSIILALVFLFFFRTVSTYFFLASIGEVERWKSFYFLATKFFLGYSLALIVLVLVQNYFPIETEWMIYVYAVFFCMSFIFKNLVYLFHHKTILPDEWYYKILYICTLQILPFLVVGKFLFF; this is translated from the coding sequence TTGATAAGAATTGTAGAAAATAAAGATTGGATTATATACTCTCTTTTAGGAGTTGGTTTTTTGTATGTAGTGATGTTTCGTGTTCTTTTAAGAGATATAAGTTTAATTAAATTTTTCACTCTTAAAGAAGAATTTGCTAATAATACCATTCAATCTTGGGTTGTAACTAGTGTGGGGTTTATTATTTTAGTGACTGTAGCGTTATCTAATATTCTTCCTATAAACCCACGCTTATTTGCTGAATATTTTAATGTTTTTGGGTATACTCCTAATAAAGTAGGTAGTATTATTTTAGCATTAGTTTTTCTATTTTTTTTTAGAACCGTATCTACCTATTTCTTTTTGGCAAGTATAGGAGAGGTAGAGAGATGGAAGAGTTTTTATTTTTTAGCTACAAAATTCTTTTTAGGCTATAGTTTAGCTCTAATAGTACTGGTACTCGTGCAGAATTATTTCCCCATAGAAACAGAATGGATGATATACGTGTATGCCGTCTTTTTCTGTATGTCTTTTATTTTTAAAAACTTGGTCTATCTGTTTCATCATAAGACCATCTTGCCAGATGAATGGTATTATAAAATTTTGTATATTTGCACGCTCCAAATTTTACCTTTTTTGGTAGTTGGGAAATTTTTATTCTTTTAA
- the rpmB gene encoding 50S ribosomal protein L28, with the protein MSRICQITGKRAMVGNHVSHANNKTKRRFEINLLEKKFYLPEQEKHITLKVSAHGLRVINKIGIEEAVERATRNGFIK; encoded by the coding sequence ATGTCAAGAATTTGCCAAATAACAGGAAAGCGTGCAATGGTAGGAAACCATGTTTCTCACGCTAATAACAAAACGAAGCGTCGTTTTGAGATTAACTTATTAGAGAAGAAGTTTTACCTTCCTGAGCAAGAGAAACATATTACACTTAAAGTTTCTGCTCACGGATTGAGAGTAATTAACAAGATTGGAATTGAGGAGGCTGTGGAAAGAGCAACTCGTAACGGATTTATCAAATAA
- a CDS encoding GlsB/YeaQ/YmgE family stress response membrane protein: protein MGILSWLLFGLIAGAIAKAIHPGEDPGGWLVTIVIGILGSMLGGWLGSMLFNIDVTGFNLKSFFVAVGGALILLMFYSKVIAKK from the coding sequence ATGGGAATTTTATCTTGGCTATTATTTGGTCTTATTGCAGGTGCTATTGCTAAAGCTATTCATCCGGGGGAGGATCCTGGAGGGTGGTTAGTAACTATTGTTATTGGTATTTTGGGAAGTATGTTAGGAGGCTGGTTGGGCTCTATGCTTTTTAACATAGATGTTACAGGCTTTAATCTTAAAAGTTTCTTTGTAGCAGTAGGAGGAGCATTAATTTTATTAATGTTTTATTCAAAAGTGATAGCTAAAAAGTAG
- the ypfJ gene encoding KPN_02809 family neutral zinc metallopeptidase, with the protein MRWTNNRGDNVEDRRGRGGMVVGGGLGIGTLIIAAIVFFLGGDPSSIIGSGGLGSTQQTEQRELTQEELQVREFIEMLIFENDTTWQKIFSENGMQYRKPKVVLFESVTQSGCGTAQSEMGPFYCPADETIYMDMSFFSELQSRFGAKVTEFSVAYVLAHEVGHHVQTILGTTEKVNSLRASGKYSEAEMNRVSVATELQADFYAGLWAKKTDEREGILTPGDIESAISAAEAVGDDNIQKRGQGYVNQESFTHGSSAQRKEWFMKGYETGDIRQGNTFDVLLK; encoded by the coding sequence ATGAGATGGACTAATAATAGAGGTGATAATGTAGAGGACCGAAGAGGGAGAGGAGGTATGGTTGTAGGCGGTGGTCTAGGCATAGGAACCTTAATCATAGCTGCTATTGTATTTTTTCTAGGGGGCGACCCTTCTTCAATTATAGGAAGCGGTGGTCTGGGAAGTACTCAACAAACGGAGCAGAGAGAATTAACCCAAGAGGAATTACAAGTAAGAGAATTTATTGAGATGTTAATTTTTGAAAATGATACTACTTGGCAGAAAATTTTTTCGGAAAATGGAATGCAATATAGGAAGCCTAAAGTAGTACTTTTTGAAAGCGTAACACAATCAGGGTGTGGGACAGCACAGTCTGAAATGGGACCTTTCTACTGTCCTGCTGATGAAACTATCTATATGGATATGAGTTTTTTCTCAGAGCTTCAGAGTAGATTTGGTGCTAAGGTTACCGAATTTTCTGTAGCCTATGTTTTGGCACATGAGGTAGGGCATCATGTACAGACCATTTTAGGAACTACTGAAAAAGTAAATTCACTTAGAGCTAGTGGAAAGTACTCGGAAGCAGAGATGAATAGAGTATCTGTGGCTACAGAGCTTCAAGCTGATTTCTATGCAGGGCTTTGGGCAAAAAAAACAGATGAAAGAGAAGGTATTTTAACGCCAGGAGATATAGAAAGTGCAATTAGTGCTGCTGAAGCTGTGGGAGACGATAATATTCAAAAAAGAGGACAAGGTTATGTTAACCAAGAAAGCTTTACTCATGGTAGTTCTGCTCAAAGGAAAGAATGGTTTATGAAAGGGTATGAGACTGGTGATATTCGTCAAGGAAATACCTTTGATGTCTTGCTAAAGTAA
- a CDS encoding DUF4295 family protein: MAKKVVATLQTSSKKMTKVVKMVKSPKTGAYVFEEKVMNADDVDAYLKK, from the coding sequence ATGGCAAAAAAAGTAGTAGCAACCCTACAAACATCTTCTAAGAAGATGACAAAAGTAGTGAAAATGGTAAAGTCTCCTAAAACAGGAGCTTATGTTTTCGAAGAGAAAGTAATGAATGCAGATGATGTAGATGCTTATTTAAAAAAATAA
- the rpmG gene encoding 50S ribosomal protein L33, protein MAKKGNRVQVILECTEHKESGVAGMSRYITTKNKKNTTERLELKKYNPVLKKYTLHKEIK, encoded by the coding sequence ATGGCAAAAAAAGGGAATAGAGTCCAAGTGATTTTGGAATGTACAGAGCATAAAGAAAGTGGTGTTGCTGGAATGAGCAGATACATCACGACTAAGAATAAGAAGAATACAACAGAAAGATTAGAGCTTAAAAAGTATAATCCTGTTCTTAAAAAGTATACACTTCATAAAGAAATCAAGTAA
- the topA gene encoding type I DNA topoisomerase: MPKNLVIVESPAKAKTIQKYLGKDFEVLSSFGHIRDLPKKGMGVNLNTFTPEYEVSTDKKKLVSDLKAAAKKADMVWLASDEDREGEAIAWHLAQELKLKDEKIKRIVFHEITKNAILKAIENPRNIDKNLVNAQQARRVLDRIVGFEMSPVLWKKVKTGLSAGRVQSVAVRLIVEKEKEIQDFVPNSYYKTEGKFLNADNQEISAQLKKSFFEESEAKEFLTLSKNTEFKVLNIEKKPGKRTASAPFTTSTLQQEASNRLGYGVTTTMRVAQRLYEEGYITYMRTDSVNLSQEAIEGAKEQIIKEFGQEYSEPRNYTTKSSSAQEAHEAIRPTDFKLKTVAGDTQLNRLYQLIYKRTLASQMANAQIEKTVIEIGNPKLPYNFEAQGEVIVFDGFLKVYGILKSEEEDAEDTEKTLPKVSVGESLTYQNIISVQKFTRPPARYTEAGLVKKLEELGIGRPSTYAPTIQTIQNREYVDKKEIAPQEREVIKLSLTSNKIDRKVLTENYGGDKNKFVPTDIGIVVNDFLTENFAEVLDYGFTAKVEQDFDDIANGDEKWKEVLSGFYEKFHHKIEDVEENAERANGERILGEDPKTGKTVLVRIGRYGAMAQLGDSDDNPPVYSSLLPHQNINTITLEEALDLFKVPFDLEKVDGKAVSVGVGRFGPYVKWGETYISIPKDEDPLSVNQKRAEELIREKQKADAPIATFKGELVTKGTGRFGPFLKYKNIFVNVPKKYDFENLTQDDIVELIEAKLEKEANRYIKQWEKEGISIENGRWGPFIKFNKTNFKIPKNGDEKYTAEELKEISLEEVKKWIVAQDKNAFAEKKTTIKKTVTKKK; the protein is encoded by the coding sequence ATGCCCAAAAACTTAGTCATCGTAGAGTCTCCTGCAAAGGCGAAAACTATCCAAAAATATTTAGGTAAAGATTTTGAAGTATTGTCTAGTTTTGGACACATTAGGGATTTGCCTAAAAAAGGGATGGGGGTTAACCTTAATACCTTTACTCCAGAGTATGAGGTGTCTACGGACAAAAAGAAGTTGGTATCGGATTTAAAAGCAGCAGCGAAGAAAGCGGATATGGTATGGCTAGCATCTGATGAGGACCGAGAGGGAGAAGCTATTGCTTGGCATTTGGCTCAAGAGCTTAAGTTAAAGGATGAAAAAATAAAAAGAATTGTATTCCACGAAATTACTAAAAATGCAATTCTAAAAGCTATAGAAAATCCTAGAAATATAGACAAAAACTTAGTGAATGCTCAACAGGCTAGGCGTGTTTTGGACAGGATAGTAGGTTTTGAAATGTCTCCCGTGCTTTGGAAGAAAGTAAAAACGGGGCTTTCAGCAGGCAGGGTTCAGTCGGTTGCGGTTAGGCTTATTGTCGAAAAAGAAAAGGAAATACAAGACTTTGTTCCTAATTCCTATTATAAAACAGAAGGGAAATTTTTGAACGCTGATAATCAAGAAATATCAGCTCAGTTGAAAAAAAGCTTTTTTGAAGAGTCAGAGGCAAAAGAATTTTTAACCTTATCAAAGAATACAGAGTTTAAAGTCCTCAATATAGAAAAAAAACCAGGTAAAAGAACCGCTTCTGCACCTTTTACGACTTCAACTTTACAACAAGAAGCGAGTAACCGTCTAGGTTATGGGGTTACTACTACGATGAGGGTGGCTCAGCGATTATATGAGGAAGGATATATTACCTATATGAGAACCGACTCGGTTAATTTATCTCAAGAGGCTATAGAGGGAGCCAAAGAACAAATTATCAAAGAATTTGGGCAGGAATACTCTGAGCCGAGAAACTATACTACTAAATCATCTTCTGCACAGGAAGCTCACGAGGCTATTCGTCCTACGGATTTCAAACTAAAAACAGTTGCGGGAGATACTCAACTTAATAGACTTTATCAGCTTATCTATAAGAGAACGCTGGCTAGCCAAATGGCAAATGCTCAAATAGAAAAAACCGTTATAGAGATAGGTAATCCAAAGTTGCCGTATAATTTTGAAGCTCAGGGGGAGGTTATTGTATTTGATGGTTTTTTAAAGGTTTATGGTATATTAAAATCGGAGGAAGAAGATGCAGAGGATACCGAAAAAACTTTACCAAAGGTAAGTGTTGGGGAGAGTTTAACTTATCAAAATATCATTTCCGTTCAGAAATTCACTCGCCCACCTGCACGATATACAGAGGCGGGGCTTGTGAAGAAACTTGAAGAATTGGGTATTGGTAGGCCTTCTACTTACGCTCCAACCATACAAACCATACAAAATAGAGAGTATGTAGATAAAAAAGAGATTGCTCCGCAGGAAAGGGAAGTGATTAAACTTAGCCTTACTTCAAATAAGATAGATAGAAAGGTTTTAACCGAAAATTACGGTGGAGATAAAAATAAATTTGTACCTACGGATATAGGTATTGTAGTTAATGATTTCTTGACTGAAAATTTTGCGGAAGTTTTAGACTACGGTTTTACCGCTAAAGTTGAACAAGATTTTGATGATATTGCAAATGGTGATGAAAAATGGAAGGAGGTGCTTTCAGGGTTTTATGAAAAATTCCATCATAAAATAGAAGATGTAGAGGAAAATGCAGAGAGAGCAAATGGGGAAAGAATTTTAGGGGAAGACCCTAAAACGGGAAAGACTGTTTTAGTAAGAATTGGTAGATATGGGGCAATGGCCCAGTTAGGAGATAGCGATGATAACCCTCCTGTTTATTCTTCTTTATTGCCTCACCAAAATATCAATACAATTACATTAGAAGAGGCTTTAGACTTATTTAAAGTACCTTTTGATTTAGAGAAGGTAGATGGTAAGGCTGTTTCCGTAGGGGTAGGGCGTTTTGGACCTTATGTGAAGTGGGGCGAAACTTACATTAGTATTCCTAAAGATGAAGACCCATTATCTGTAAATCAAAAAAGAGCTGAAGAGCTGATTAGAGAAAAACAGAAAGCAGATGCTCCTATAGCAACATTTAAAGGAGAGCTGGTAACTAAAGGGACAGGGCGTTTTGGACCTTTCTTGAAGTATAAAAATATTTTTGTAAATGTTCCTAAAAAATATGATTTTGAAAATCTTACTCAAGATGATATTGTGGAACTCATAGAGGCTAAGTTAGAGAAAGAAGCCAACCGTTACATTAAACAATGGGAAAAAGAAGGTATTTCTATAGAAAACGGAAGGTGGGGACCATTTATCAAATTTAACAAAACTAATTTCAAAATTCCTAAAAACGGAGATGAGAAATATACTGCTGAAGAGCTTAAAGAAATATCTTTAGAGGAGGTTAAGAAATGGATTGTAGCACAGGATAAAAATGCCTTTGCAGAGAAAAAAACAACTATAAAGAAAACCGTAACTAAGAAAAAATAG
- the ftsY gene encoding signal recognition particle-docking protein FtsY — protein MSWFKKIFKKEEKETLDRGLEKSSQGFFEKISKAVIGKSKVDDEVLDDLEEVLIASDVGAQTTIKIIERIEDRVARDKYVGVDELHKLLKEEITALLLENPHADTGNIDEAKKPYVIMVVGVNGVGKTTTIGKLAHQFKTQGKKVVLGAADTFRAAAVDQLVIWSERVGVPIVKQNMGSDPASVAFDTVQSAVAQNADVVLIDTAGRLHNKVNLMNELSKIKRVMQKLIPDAPHEVLLVLDGSTGQNAFEQAKQFTAATEVNALAVTKLDGTAKGGVVIGISDQFQVPVKYIGVGEKMEDLQLFNGTEFVDSFFKKKS, from the coding sequence ATGAGTTGGTTTAAAAAAATATTCAAAAAAGAAGAGAAAGAAACTTTAGATAGAGGGTTAGAAAAGTCAAGTCAAGGCTTTTTTGAAAAAATATCCAAAGCAGTCATAGGGAAAAGTAAGGTAGATGATGAAGTTTTAGATGATTTGGAAGAGGTTCTTATTGCATCAGATGTAGGAGCTCAGACAACTATCAAGATTATCGAACGAATTGAAGATAGAGTTGCTAGGGATAAGTATGTTGGTGTAGATGAACTACATAAGCTTCTTAAAGAAGAAATTACAGCATTGCTTTTAGAAAATCCTCATGCTGATACGGGGAATATAGATGAGGCTAAAAAACCTTACGTAATAATGGTGGTGGGAGTCAATGGAGTAGGTAAAACAACTACGATAGGTAAATTAGCACATCAGTTTAAAACACAGGGTAAAAAAGTGGTGCTAGGAGCAGCAGATACTTTTAGAGCGGCGGCGGTGGACCAGCTGGTGATATGGAGTGAGCGAGTAGGTGTACCTATTGTAAAGCAAAATATGGGTTCTGACCCCGCTTCTGTTGCCTTTGATACAGTGCAATCCGCAGTAGCTCAAAATGCTGATGTAGTACTTATAGATACAGCTGGGAGGCTTCATAATAAAGTAAACCTAATGAATGAACTGTCTAAGATAAAAAGAGTAATGCAGAAATTAATTCCTGATGCTCCACATGAGGTTTTGTTGGTGTTAGACGGTTCTACAGGGCAAAATGCATTTGAACAAGCTAAGCAGTTTACTGCGGCAACAGAAGTTAATGCTCTTGCGGTTACAAAATTAGATGGTACAGCAAAAGGAGGAGTGGTTATTGGTATTTCTGATCAATTTCAAGTTCCTGTAAAATATATAGGGGTGGGAGAGAAGATGGAAGACTTGCAGTTATTTAATGGCACGGAGTTTGTTGACTCTTTCTTCAAGAAAAAGAGTTGA
- a CDS encoding S9 family peptidase translates to MQPPKAIKKTQKLVIHNDERIDPYFWLNQRDTPEVLEYLEQENAYTEFILKDTEDFQKELFEEMKARYKEEDASLPYFFNEYWYIVRFEKGKDYPLFFRKYQTLEAKEELLLDANQLAEGKKFLDVGSMVVSPNNQLATYSTDETGRRIYSIFIKNLETGAVSNEVIENTTGKAVWANDNEHFFYIRKDKSLRAYQIFRHKLGTSPSEDVLVFHEKDTSFDINLFKTKSLEYIFIASSSTVSDEHRFIPADDVFAPWQIVQTREEGLEYAVEHYQNHFYIITNEGEATNFKLVKTPVAKPQKENWQTIIPHREDTLLEGFEIFKDYLVVEERREGLLQISIRHWETGEQYYLPFQEETYTAYIGLNLDFNSTKLRYGYSSLVQPSATFEFDMTHQTQILLKEQEILGGKFLKENYTSERLWASSRDGVTKIPISLVYRKDTVLSQDTPLLLYGYGSYGHTIDASFSRGRLSLLDRGFVFAIAHIRGGEYLGREWYEKGKLLHKKNTFYDFIDCAKFLIEKNYTSSKHLYAMGGSAGGLLVGTVINEEPNLFNGAVAQVPFVDVVTTMLDEEIPLTTGEFDEWGNPKEEQYYHYMKSYSPYDNVKAQSYPHLLVTTGYHDSQVQYWEPAKWVAKLRDMKKDQNLLVFKTDFSSGHGGASGRFESLKEDALEYAFLMKLEGLSK, encoded by the coding sequence ATGCAACCACCTAAAGCAATAAAAAAAACACAGAAGTTAGTTATTCATAACGATGAAAGGATAGACCCTTATTTTTGGTTAAACCAGAGAGATACTCCAGAGGTTTTAGAATATCTTGAGCAAGAAAATGCTTATACAGAATTTATATTAAAGGATACCGAAGATTTTCAAAAAGAACTTTTTGAGGAAATGAAAGCGAGGTATAAAGAAGAAGATGCCTCGTTGCCGTATTTTTTTAATGAGTATTGGTATATTGTAAGATTTGAAAAAGGGAAAGATTATCCACTCTTTTTCAGAAAGTATCAAACATTGGAAGCGAAGGAAGAACTTTTGCTAGATGCTAATCAACTAGCGGAAGGTAAGAAGTTTTTAGATGTGGGGAGTATGGTGGTGAGTCCTAATAACCAATTAGCTACTTATTCTACAGACGAAACAGGGAGACGTATTTACAGTATTTTTATTAAAAATTTGGAAACGGGAGCAGTCTCCAACGAAGTTATAGAAAACACCACAGGTAAAGCTGTTTGGGCTAATGATAACGAGCATTTTTTCTATATCAGAAAAGATAAAAGTCTTAGAGCATATCAAATTTTTAGACATAAACTAGGCACTTCTCCTAGCGAGGACGTTTTAGTTTTCCACGAAAAAGATACTTCATTTGATATTAATTTATTTAAAACTAAATCTTTAGAATATATATTTATTGCCAGTTCTAGTACGGTTTCAGATGAGCATCGTTTTATTCCAGCTGATGATGTGTTTGCACCGTGGCAAATTGTTCAAACTAGGGAAGAAGGCTTAGAGTATGCGGTAGAGCATTATCAGAATCATTTTTATATCATTACCAATGAGGGAGAAGCAACCAATTTTAAATTAGTGAAAACACCAGTAGCTAAGCCGCAGAAAGAAAATTGGCAAACGATAATTCCTCACAGAGAGGATACTTTGTTAGAAGGTTTTGAAATTTTCAAAGATTACCTCGTGGTGGAAGAGCGTAGAGAAGGTTTGCTTCAAATTAGCATCAGGCATTGGGAAACGGGTGAACAATACTATCTTCCGTTTCAAGAGGAAACCTATACGGCGTATATTGGATTGAATTTAGATTTTAATTCAACAAAATTAAGATATGGGTATTCATCTCTTGTTCAGCCATCTGCTACTTTTGAATTTGATATGACGCATCAAACCCAAATACTTCTTAAAGAGCAAGAAATTTTGGGTGGTAAATTCTTGAAAGAAAACTATACTTCGGAGAGGTTATGGGCGTCTTCAAGAGATGGTGTTACTAAAATACCTATATCTTTAGTTTATAGAAAAGATACGGTGCTTTCTCAGGATACACCATTATTACTTTATGGTTATGGAAGTTATGGTCATACCATAGATGCTTCATTTTCTAGAGGGAGATTGTCGTTACTAGATAGAGGTTTTGTGTTTGCTATTGCGCACATTAGAGGAGGAGAATATTTGGGTAGAGAATGGTATGAAAAAGGAAAGTTACTTCACAAAAAAAATACCTTTTACGATTTTATAGACTGTGCCAAATTTTTAATTGAGAAAAACTACACTTCTTCAAAACATCTTTACGCTATGGGAGGTAGTGCAGGAGGATTATTGGTAGGGACAGTTATTAACGAAGAACCTAACCTTTTTAATGGGGCGGTTGCACAAGTTCCGTTTGTAGATGTGGTTACCACGATGCTAGACGAAGAAATCCCTTTAACAACAGGTGAGTTTGACGAATGGGGAAATCCTAAAGAAGAGCAGTATTATCATTATATGAAGTCTTACTCTCCATATGATAATGTCAAGGCTCAAAGTTATCCGCATTTGCTAGTAACTACAGGATACCACGATAGTCAGGTGCAATATTGGGAGCCTGCAAAGTGGGTGGCAAAACTGCGAGATATGAAAAAAGACCAAAATCTTTTGGTTTTTAAAACTGATTTTTCTTCGGGGCACGGAGGGGCTAGTGGTCGATTTGAATCACTAAAGGAAGATGCTTTAGAGTATGCTTTTTTAATGAAGTTAGAAGGCTTGAGTAAATAA
- a CDS encoding acyltransferase family protein: MKRDLYIDFAKGLATLSIIFIHTTFWSGQYYIPTELRVLSLLFDVPIFFALSGLTSGGNVEKTLYRLLKLQVTYMIFVTLLFFVDYFFKVFGLYFFGLESLKNFYATFGSKFAPQSIAYFPQWENLGNWYLHQYSTCDTFPVVMGSFWYLKVYYILTVLGVLILRFFHQHINWFIALCFGLTLLFNVFPYYYPTGQVGYVSFYLGVFLVAYKMRGKRIKNSHIPLLYGALALVLVWLFWFYGTDIFYKINKQKFPPKIPYIVWSFLSLITVFVLYNRLKITKDNFINYIGKNAIFYYFAQGISSSLVYFMVVPLQDNIHWGVLILMVYLVNVVLAILIAELLKKIDALGWNTLTWLRRKTASAG; this comes from the coding sequence ATGAAAAGAGATTTATATATTGATTTTGCAAAAGGCTTAGCAACTTTATCCATTATCTTTATCCATACCACTTTTTGGAGCGGTCAGTATTATATTCCTACGGAACTTAGAGTGTTGTCATTGTTATTTGATGTTCCTATTTTCTTTGCACTTAGTGGTCTTACCTCTGGCGGGAATGTAGAAAAAACACTTTATAGGCTACTTAAACTCCAGGTAACCTATATGATTTTTGTAACACTGCTATTTTTTGTAGACTATTTTTTTAAAGTTTTTGGGCTTTACTTTTTTGGTTTAGAGAGTTTGAAAAACTTTTATGCTACTTTTGGGAGCAAGTTTGCACCACAGTCTATAGCTTATTTTCCTCAATGGGAAAATTTAGGGAACTGGTATTTGCACCAATATTCTACTTGTGATACTTTTCCAGTGGTGATGGGTAGCTTTTGGTATCTTAAAGTCTATTATATTTTAACGGTACTTGGGGTGCTAATACTCAGGTTTTTCCATCAACATATCAATTGGTTTATAGCCCTATGTTTTGGCTTAACTTTATTGTTTAATGTCTTTCCGTATTATTATCCAACAGGTCAGGTAGGGTATGTTTCTTTTTATCTTGGTGTATTTCTCGTGGCTTATAAAATGAGAGGCAAAAGAATAAAAAATAGTCATATTCCTCTACTGTATGGAGCTTTAGCACTAGTTTTAGTTTGGCTGTTTTGGTTCTATGGAACGGATATTTTCTATAAAATAAATAAACAAAAATTCCCGCCAAAAATACCGTATATTGTATGGTCTTTTCTTTCGTTAATAACGGTGTTTGTACTTTATAATAGGCTTAAGATTACTAAAGATAATTTTATAAACTATATTGGTAAGAATGCTATTTTCTACTATTTTGCACAAGGTATTAGTTCATCGTTGGTTTATTTTATGGTAGTTCCTTTGCAGGATAATATCCACTGGGGAGTTTTAATTTTAATGGTTTATTTGGTTAATGTAGTTTTGGCTATACTCATTGCAGAGCTGCTTAAAAAAATAGATGCTTTAGGCTGGAATACTTTAACTTGGCTGAGAAGAAAGACGGCAAGTGCTGGTTAG